The following proteins are encoded in a genomic region of Neovison vison isolate M4711 chromosome 12, ASM_NN_V1, whole genome shotgun sequence:
- the LOC122892304 gene encoding LOW QUALITY PROTEIN: vacuolar protein sorting-associated protein 4B-like (The sequence of the model RefSeq protein was modified relative to this genomic sequence to represent the inferred CDS: inserted 1 base in 1 codon; substituted 1 base at 1 genomic stop codon), which yields MTSTSPNLQKAIDLAGKAAQEDKAGNYEEALQLYHHAVQYFLHVVKYEAQGDKAKQSIRAKCTEYLDRAEKLKEYLKKKEKNXQKPVKEGQLSPADEKGNDSDGEGESDDPEKKKLQNQLQGAIVIERPNVKWSDVAGLEGAKEALKEAVILPIKFPHLFAGKRTPWRGILLFGPPGTGKSYLAKAVATEANNSTFFSISSSDLVSKWLGESEKLVKNLFQLARENKPSIIFIDEIDSLCGSRSENESEAARRIKTEFLVQMQGVGVDNDGILVLGATNIPWVLDSAIRRRFEKXIYIPLPEAHARAAMFKLHLGTTQNSLTETDFRELGKKTDGYSGADISIIVRDALMQPVRKVQSATHFKKVRGPSRADPNKIVDDLLTPCSPGDPGAIEMTWMDVPGDKLLEPVVCMSDMLRSLSNTKPTVNEHDLLKLKKFTEDFGQEG from the exons ATGACATCCACCTCGCCCAACCTCCAGAAAGCAATAGATCTTGCTGGCAAAGCAGCTCAGGAAGACAAAGCTGGGAACTATGAGGAAGCACTTCAACTCTACCACCATGCCGTTCAGTATTTTCTTCATGTAGTTAAATATGAAGCGCAGGGCGATAAAGCCAAGCAGAGTATCAGGGCAAAGTGTACAGAGTATCTCGATAGAGCAGAAAAACTAAAGGAGTacctgaaaaagaaagagaaaa cacagaaaccaGTGAAAGAGGGACAGCTGAGTCCAGCTGACGAGAAGGGGAATGACAGTGATGGGGAAGGAGAATCTGATGAtcctgaaaaaaagaaactacagaatCAACTTCAAGGTGCCATTGTTATAGAGCGACCAAATGTGAAATGGAGTGATGTTGCTGGTCTCGAAGGAGCCAAAGAGGCACTTAAAGAGGCTGTGATACTGCCTATTAAATTCCCTCATCTTTTTGCAGGCAAGAGAACACCTTGGAGGGGAATTCTGTTATTTGGGCCACCTGGAACAGGAAAGTCCTATTTAGCCAAAGCTGTAGCAACAGAAGCAAACAACTCAACGTTTTTTTCAATATCTTCCTCTGACCTTGTCTCTAAGTGGCTAGGTGAAAGTGAAAAGCTAGTTAAGAACTTATTCCAACTTGCTAGAGAGAACAAACCTTCCATTATCTTCATTGATGAAATTGATTCCCTGTGCGGCTCAAGAAGTGAAAATGAAAGCGAAGCCGCCCGTAGAATTAAGACGGAGTTCCTAGTTCAAATGCAAGGCGTTGGTGTAGACAATGATGGAATTTTGGTTCTGGGAGCTACAAATATACCGTGGGTTCTGGATTCTGCCATTAGAAGAAGATTTGAGAAGTGAATTTATATTCCTTTGCCTGAGGCCCATGCCCGAGCAGCGATGTTTAAATTGCACCTGGGGACTACTCAGAACAGTCTCACAGAAACAGACTTCCGGGAACTCGGGAAGAAAACGGATGGTTATTCGGGGGCGGACATAAGTATCATTGTGCGCGATGCACTTATGCAGCCTGTTCGAAAAGTGCAATCAGCCACTCATTTTAAAAAGGTGCGTGGACCTTCACGAGCTGATCCCAACAAGATAGTAGATGATCTGCTAACACCCTGTTCTCCTGGTGACCCTGGTGCCAttgaaatgacatggatggatGTCCCTGGGGATAAACTTTTGGAGCCAGTTGTTTGCATGTCGGATATGTTACGGTCACTGTCTAACACAAAACCCACAGTCAATGAACATGACTTGTTGAAGTTAAAGAAGTTTACAGAAGATTTTGGCCAAGAAGGctaa